The genomic stretch atatacaatggaatattactcagccataaaaaagaaacaaaactgagttatttgtagtgaggtggatgggcctagagtctgtcatacagagtgaagtaagtcaggaagagaaagacaactaccatatgctaacacatatatatggaatctaaaaaaaaaaaaaaggttctgaagaacctagaggcaggacaggaataaagacgcagatgtagagaatggacttgaggacactgggagggtgaagggtaagctgggacgaagtgagagagtggcatggactaatatatactaccaaatgtaaaatagatagctagtgggaagcagccgcatagaacagggagatcagctcggtgctttgtgaccacattgaggggtgggatagggagggtgggagggagacacaagaggggggaggtatggggatatatgtatatgtatagctgatttcctttgttataaagcagaaactaacacaccattgtaaaacaattatactccaacaaaaatgtttaaaaaataatctcagtAGTAATTCTTGCTGGTATAGACAAGAGGGTTCAGAAATTTTATGTAagggcaaaggaactagaatagctaaagaaattttgaaaaagtagAATAATGTTGGAAGAATCTCATTCAAATCAGTCTAGctgatttaaaaatttcctatAAGACTATAGTAATAAGTGCAATGTGATATTGGCTaagaaatagacacatagattaaGGGAACTAAATAGAGAGTCCAGAATAGACCAACACAAATATGAGCTATGGAGACTTTATAAcgaattaaaacaatttaattgAGAAATTTGGTCTTTTCAATAATTTGTATTGGAACAATTAGACGACCTtatgttaaaaatgaatatctaAACCTCATAATTTATGCAAATATGTAACAAATCTAATgggtaaatgaaaaatacaaaacttcaaaaaaaaaaaaagaaaatcttcacaaCCTGAAGTTAGGCAAAGAGGTCTTAAATGCAACACCCAAAGCAtgattcataaaattttaaaaatgataaattggatttcttcaaaattaaaaactttttttctgagaaaCACAGAATGAAAAGTCAAGCTGGaagtatttgcaaattatatatccagTAAAAGACTcatatccagaaaatataaacagcccTAAAAActcaaatattagaaaataaagaacccaatttagaaaatgggcaaatgatgTCAGTAGACACATCAGCAAAGTGGAAATATggatggaaaataagcacatgaaaagttgttctATATCATTAgctataagagaaatgaaaactaaaaccatgatgagatatcatAACACATATTTGAGAaagactaaaatttttaaaaatgatattactAAGTGCTACCAAGGACGAAGAACAACTTGAACTCTCATACACagtggtaggaatataaaatgacaCAGCTCTGTGGAAAATgatttggtaatttttttataaagatacacttaccatatgactcagtgaAGCCACTccagggagaaataaaaacttatgttcatacaaaaacctaCATATGAATGTTTATAAGAGCTCCATTCATATTTGCCCAAATCTAGAAACAACCCCAGTGTCCTtccataggtgaatggataactGTGGTGCAGCCATATAATGGACTACCActgagcaataaaaatgaatgaactattgatacacacaacttgAATGAGCCTCAAAGGAATTCTCCTGAGTGAAAGTGCCTCAGAAAGTTACATACTCTGttcttccatttatatgagatttATGAAAACACAGAAGTACAGTGATGGAGGACAGTTGAGTGGTTGTCAAAGTTAGGTGTGGGAGGAGGGTAAGACTATAAAGGACCAGCATAAGGgagtttgtgtttgtgtttgtgtttgtgtgtgtgtgtgtgtgtgtgcgtttgtgtgttTGAGGGCAGTTATGGGACTATTTTGAATCCTGATTGTAGTgtggttacatgaatctataCAGGAGCTTTAACTGTACACTGAAATAAGATAACTTTACcgtttaataattttaaaatattaaaataagaaattaaaaacctgGTGTGGCTACATCAATATGAGAATAAATTGAtttcattagaagaaaatattatcaTGGATAAACTGGAACATTACATAagaattcatcaagaagacataacaaacctaaatgtgtatgcacctaaaagcagagcttcaaaatacatgaaataaaaactgatagaactaaaagGACAAATAGTCAAATCTACAATTGTATTTGGAGACTGTGACACTCATCTATGAGTAAATGTTAGAGAAAGTGGACAGAAAACATGCAAGGATATTGAAGGACTCAAATAGCACTATCAACCAACTTCATCTAATTGGCATTTGGAGAACACTTCACACAAcaacagaagaatatatattattttcaagtacacatggaatattcaccaagatagaccataaaCCAACCTttaacaaatgtaaaagaatttATATCATGCAAAGTATATTCTCTACTCATAATGGAATTACAGAATACAACAAGGGATATCTGCAAATTCTCCAAACATTTGGAGATTAAACACATTTTTCCTAGCTCATGTTTCACAATAAATTCTtgagggaaattagaaagtattttgaagggAATTTAAATAAAACTACAACATATTAGAGATTGTGGGACTCAGCTGATGCAGTATGTAGAGAGAAATTTATGTCATTAAATGCTTAAATTAGAAAGCAAGACAGAGCTCAACTCAATAATCTAAGATTCCACTGtaggaaactataaaaagaaaagtaaattaaacccTAGGCAACAGAAGGGTGGGAACTATATAGGTAacagcagaaatcagtgaaattgacATTAGGAAAATAGTAATTAATATCAATGGTCACAaaaactgtttctttgaaaagatcagagAAACTGAAATacttaatgatatttaaaaagttGTTGAGAAGCAATGGCTTTGGACACTGTTAAAGTATAAGAAACTGTAGATATAGACCAAGGGGTATATGTTACATGAGTTTTCAGAAAGCATAAAAATGACAGAACACATATTCTAAATCATAAATAAATGTCTTGTAATGTAGTAGTAATGTGTAATTGTTTAAAAGTTTGGAATAACCAGCAAATCATGTAGATCTACAGCAAATGCATGTAAAGGGACAAGGTGATAATGTGCAAAAATAAGGAATAGTTACTGTTTTGCAAGGGGAAAATTCtggttatatataaaacaaagttgGTTTAAAAAAGTGTTGGTAAAGATActggtatttattatttctattttattcttttttggagAATATgaacctatatttttaaaaggaaaaataaaaatattataagattATTCCATTGCAAATAAATTATGTGCACATTTTTTGTAACTGAAAATCTGCAGAAACATCTTTGGAACAAAATCATTTGGTAAAAAACAGGGATTAATGAGtttcaaaaagaacaaaggacAAATGATACAGTGGTAAGAAAATTCCTGAGGCACAAGAATATGGAATCATATCAATATCAGAGAAACCATTCATGGCTTTATTAGGACAGTGTGTGAATGATAGTGTTAAAATGGAGAAATTGTCAAAGTGCAAAGGAAGTATGAAAGATATAGCTAACAACCAAGCGTGTATTATCTATGGCAGAgaagttttaataaaaattaaaatcacagttcTTTTTATATGGTGTTCAGTTTCTGAAAGACAAGCATGTATTAACTTAGAAGCTAtgtgctgaataatagtccattaaAGAAAATGTGGGTCGTTGTTATGAAAATATTACTTCATCGTTAGgaaaatcagtgtttttaaaaagtgcactTTCACTCAGAATTAATGGCATTCATGactgaaaaacatattttagacAACAATTTATTATGCGGTGTTACAAGAGAACATAAAGAAGTTTTGACAAGGGACATATAAACAACACTCAAAATAATGACAGTAGTCATGATAATTCCTCCTGCCAGTATTGCCTACATACAATCCTTCCTATAAATATTGGATCCAATATCATGTTATTGGGAATATGACTTAAATATAATTTCCCCTTTTAAAGTTTGTTATTAGTTTTTCTGAAAGGATGGTTTTAAAGATAAGATAGATTCTTACCTGTGAGGGATTGTATTTGAAACTCTGAGAGAAGTTGGATGACAACACATAGCCTACTAATTGGATTTCacaggttttatttgtttatttacagtTACATAATCAGTAAGCATACCAGGGGCTGAATAGAATCCATCAAGAAGTTAATCAATATTACAAACAAAACATCTAGATAATGAGTGTTTATTTTTGGTAAtctaattcacatttttaaatatataaagtattttgttattataatggTAATTCTTATGTGCCTTAGATGGCTTAGAAATATTGAAAGCACAaataagagaatttaaaaatcacttatatttctaccagcaaaagaaaaatattgctgtTATTTCACTGTATATACTTAGTTTTTTGTACACATGtctatattaacatatatatgtgtatcacaGCGTTTCAATTTGGTTTTAAATTGAAAAAGTTGAAATACTGGGACACTGTCATATGTAGAAAATTTAGGTTATAAATTTGGACTATAGGACTTCTGATTCTAGCCATGATGGAGTAAAAGGGACCAAATTTACACATCTACctcaaacaactaaaaaaaaatagaccacaCACATGAAACAATGATTTTCAATTTATTGGACATCAGGCAAAGAACAGTGTTCTCTAAGAGATGAAAAACGAGTGAGATGAGCCCTAAGATTGTTCAAGCTTACTGCCCAGAGAAAGATTGTAGGCCACAGTGTATAATGGAGAGCCTGGCCATCTTCTTGAGTTGAGATGGAGCTGGGAGTCTAGGGGATGCTAGGTGGCAAGAGCTTGCAGGACAAAATTCCAGAGACGAGAGAGTTCCACAGAGAGAAATCTCCAGAGATCATGCAGATCTGGGAATTATTCCTATTCCCATTAGTCAGAGTGGAAAACCTCATAGTTCATCAGGCTCAGTTAGAATACACAGAGTGGTTTTGCCTTAGAAGAGAGGAACTATTAGTCATAATCTATGCACCTTTTTTATCTCACTTAACAAAGTTTAAAAGTAGGACACAAAAAGACGAGTAActtgtttccaagtaacttaattgTGCCCCTGAAAAAacttaagaatatttatttatagaaacacaaaaatatctaggatttaagaaagtaaaattcacaatgtctgacaTCCAGTCAAAATTGccagctgggacttccctggtggtccagtggttaagactttgccctctaatgcaggggatgcgggtttgatccctggtcaggaaactagatcccacatgcctcagggccaaaaaaccaaaacataaaacagaagcaatatcataacaaattcaataaagactttaaaaatggtccacatcaaaaaaaaatcttaaaaacaaaaatagaaagcaaaattgCCAGCCATtcaaagaagcaggaaagcagGAACagtaatgaggagaaaaataaattaaaactgacCCAGAAATCAGGCAGATGATAGAGTTAGtagacaaggactttaaaacagTGTTATATATAActgtattccatatgttcaaatGATAAGACAAAATGTTAAACGTGCTAAATAAGGACATGAAAGACATAAAAAAGAGCCTAAATAAATTTTGAGATATGAAGGCTACAATGTCTGAATTGAAAAGATACACTGGTTTGGACTAATGGCACACGTGACATgtaagaagaaaagattagtgaacttgagGATATAGCAataaaactttccagaaaaaacacaccctgagaaaacaatactGAAAACAATGAATAAAGCATTAGCAAGTTGTGAGACAACTTCAAGTGACCTATGCACATATATTTGGAAACCCCAAAGGGGAGGAAAAAGGGgagatagaaaaaatatttgaatgacaAATCTCCAAActggataaaaattataaacccaCAGATTCAAAAAGCAAAAAGAGTGCCAAGAAcaagaaatgtgaaaaacaagACTATACCAAGGCCCACAATATTCAAGTTACTTAAAATCAGTgatgaagagaaaatcttaaaagtaccAAGAGAAAAGAAGGCACTTTACTACAGAGGAACAAACATAAGGGTAAGAGTAGATTTCTTGTCAAAAACaatgattgggttgtttgtttttgttgttattgttgagttgtatgagctgtttgtgtattttggaaattaagcccttgttggtcgcatcatttgcaaatattttctcccagtctgtaggttatctttttgttttgtttatggtttcctttgttgtacaaaagcttgtaagtttgattatgtctcatttgtttatttttgcttttatttttattgctttgggagactgagctaagaaaacattggtacgatttatgtaagagaatgttttgcctatgttctcttctaggagttttatggtgtcatgtctcatattcaagtctttaagctattttgagtttatttttgcttatggTGTGAGGGTATAttctaacttcatttatttacctgcagctgtccaactttcccaacaccacttgctgaagatactgtcttttccccattgtatattcttgcctcctttgtcaacaATTAATTGAcagtaggtgtgtgggtttatttctgggctctctattcttttttccattgatctgtatgtctgtttttgtgccaataccatgctgttttgattactgtagctttgtagtattgtctgaagtctaggAGGTTTAtgtctcctgctttgttcttttacctcaggattgctttggcaattctgggtcttttatggttccatataaattttaggaatatttgttttagttctttgaaaaatgtcatgggtaatttgataagaatcacattaaatctgtagattgctttgggtagtatggccattttaacaatattaattcttgagGGAGGCTTTGGGTTTTGACCTCTTAGGTAAGCTCATAAATATGTGCCGTGTGTTCATGGCCCGTTTCAAATAAGATGCTCCATTAAAATCCTGCTGCAAATATCAGGGTGGTTTCTAACTTCAGGGTTATATCCAAGAACTGGTCGATTACATGTCAAGTTAGATTCTACTTATAAACTCATTTAGAAAGCTTGTTGATGATATCTGGGCGGGGGGCAGAAGTAATGCCAGATGTCTAAACATCACTGTCCAATGTGAACACTTATGCCAAAGGGACACTATAAGTGGGCAGTGGGTTGAGACAGCCTGGGTATTTCTGCCAGGAGTGGAAATGCTTTATGTCAGGGGGAGCGCAAGAGATATGGGCTGTTTCATTGGGGGTGGGCACAGATTTCAGAAGAGGCAGCAGTGATGAGCTGGTAAGTCAGTCAGGTTCCAGAGTTGGACTGGAGGGCACATAGGGGAAGATCAGGGGATGAGTGCTGTCATGTGGGAAGGTGCTGGGACTAGACAGACATCTGGCACCTCAGCTCTCAGGGGACACTGGAACTCAGGCAGGAGGACCCTATGTTAATAAAGCCCACAAAAAATACCCAAATCCTGTTTGATTGATTTTGTCACCTTCCTTCTTTAGGACTGCTTTTAGTACCTTGGGCATAGGGTCCTTCTTTCGGTCACCTGAGAGACTTTATAGAGTACTGAGAAGAGAAATGATTTAGAGTCAGAAGGTTGGTATCAGGCTGGGGTTGAGTGGgaaaagcacaggctccagacgaaTTTAGACTAGGGATCCAGTCCCTGCCCTGTCACTTATTAACCATGTAATCATGGGAAAATTACCAAGCCCTATGGCCTCAGGTTTTTCATCTGTGAAGCAAGTGGATTTGATGAGCCCTGTCTTGTAGGACTGCTGGAATGTATGTAATGTTTGTAAAGCACCTCACACAGTGCCTTGTTCAATCTTTAATGATTAGCTGTTATGGTAGTTGCCCCATATCTGTCATTTtgctttctgcagtttcagttacctGAGCTCAACCagggtctgaaaatattaaatacaaacttcgagaaataaacaattcataagttttaaatcatGCCGTCCCACTCCGTCCTGTCCAGgacatgaatcatccctttgttcaGAATATCCACGCTATATATGCTACTCACCCATTAGTATAGGAAAAAAACGTAGTATATGTAAAGTTCAGTATTCTCCACAGTGTCAGGCACCCACAAGGTGTCTTGGAACATAAGCCCTGGCAGATAAGAGGGGACTACTgtatttctgttattaatttgACCCCAGGTACTCCTACCCTCTACTCTAtaagttgttgctgttgttatccAGTACATCTTAGAGAATACTCAATGCAATAGGACATGTAATACCAAAATCAGCCAACCAtgctgctttgtaaataaaactcagtaaattttccttcttagaggatatatttttaaatttaggtgtAGGGAAGTCTTCCCCAGCTGGATGCAACTCAAAGCTCCTAGAATTTGAGCCAAAGACCAACTCTGTCCCTACCTCCCAGCTGCTCTTCCATCCAAATCGCTATTTTCATTAACTGCCCCCCCAAATCTATACATGGCTCAGAACTGGCCAAATTACATTAAAGGTAATCTAATTAAAATGCCTTCTAACAGAGTCATCACTGGCTCTCCCAGGCCAGGGAAAAGGGTGCCTGCACAGTGACTTCTGGGCATCATTCAAAAGATATTCACCCTTATTTCTCAGGAAACCCTTGCAgatgatatttataaaacagcTATGTCTTGTGTTCAACTGCACTGGGACAAGAATACAGGACAAATTCCTTACTTGCCCCAGGAAGTGATTTCTCTCTGGTTTATCCACTATCCAAAAGGATCTTCCGAGAGCAGTTTTTCTATCTAGGTTTTTCTCTCACTCCTAAGATACACCGTCTGAGAGTCTGGTCACTGCCACCACCCAGCTTCATTATCATCACCTCCCACAGAAGGAACCCCTGCTTCCCAAAGCCCCAAACTGCCCTGGTTTGGGGCACTTACACTTGAGTGCTCGCTCCTGGAGCCCCACCACCTTGTCCCATTTTCCCTTGTTCTGTGGGACTTAGGGGACATCTCTACATCTTCCTCATGTGACTGCTGCTCCTAGACCATCACTCTAGGTGTGGGTGTGTCCTGCTTTTCCTAGTGTCCCCACTACTAACACAGGGCCTTCCAGAGAGCAGAGGCTCCATGAAGGTCTGTGGAATAAATGAGCCAGTGAGCAGAGATTTCATTTATTACTATttaatttcttctacatttttgaATAAGCTAAGAAAATCCAagtacatatcttaattttacAGAATAGACTAAAAATGAtgagaattataaaataaaccactgaatttttttctctattttactaaGCTTTTTCACATTTCCAAGGAAATTCCTATTCTAATGCCATCTTATCTTGTTACAGACTACAAATAAAATGTAAGGTTTCCcaattcattttacaaaatagCAAAACTCTTTCTCCTAAACTggacaagaaacaataaatgtgtgACCAATGTCATTCATAAACTTAGATTCTGAGGCTAGCAGACTTTCTAGTTAAgcaacaacattttaaaataccaaaaataaaagaagataaagttcTATAAAGTTCTAAGTCACCCaatggaacagaaacagaaagatgttATTCACTATGATTCCCTCATCCCAAGTCTGGCCCTCTACTACTTAGATCATTGACTGCCCTCTTAAAACACAAAGTGAAGAATCTGCCTTAGACTTCACTCAGGGCTGAACAAGCTGCTGGACATGGCACTAGAACTTGCACTAGCCATGGAAGTAGTATTATCTGTGGTGGCAATTCTAGACTGGGCTCTCTCTTCCTGATCTCTCAAAGCCTCTTCATACCACAGAGGGAAGGATCTAGGGTCACTTCCATTGATCTTGGCCAAAAACTCCAGGAAACTCATCTTGCTGGTCTCTGCGTGGGCCCGGGGACCCCAAAGAAATTCATAGCATGCAGGATCGCTGTTAGGCACCTGCCGGTACTCCAGGTAGCCCTCCTGCACCCACACTTTGGTGAGCAGCTCCCTGGGCTCCCCATAGATAAAGTGCTCCCTCCCAACATACACCCCCGTCGCACTCAGCACTTCCCATACCTCCTCCTCAGGGACACAGTCGCCCTTCATAAAGATTATACTCAGGATAAATATCAGAAGGCCAGTCTTGGGCATGCTCTGCCCATCGCTCAGCACCCCATCACAGGTGAGGCCCAGGGTGGTGACCAGGACATAGGAATGGTCGCTGGGGTCCACTTCCTTCACATCAATACCAAAGACCAGCTGCATGCACTCCGAGGCCTCACTGAAGATCACAGGGAAGTGGTCCTTGTAGTCTTCGGTGATGATATTCAGCATTTCTGTCTCTGTGATCATCTCCTTGGTGCAATACTTGAGGAGCAGAAACTCTATCAGATCACCCACCTTGTCATTAATCACATTTCTTGGAAAGGACTCAGCATCTGGCAGGGCCTGCGAGGTGCTCGGACCATCCTCTTTTTGGCTGCTGGAGCCATTGTCGGATTGGCTCAATGGAGTAGAGACAACAGCagtgggggacagggagggggaggcacTCGAAAGGCTCTGTGAAGGACTCAGGatgtcagaaagagcaaaaagcTCCTCTGGGGAGCTCAAGGTCAGAGGACAGCtaaaggaaaaggaggagcaGGTGGAGGAAGATGAGGAATCATCCTCTTCCTCAGCCATGGGAACACTTTCAGCCTGATGGCCTTCCTCAAGCATGTAGCGCCGTCGCTTTGGAGCACGAGGCATGACGACTGGTGTCAGGAAGCCgactgggggtgggcaggggtgacAGGCGGGGACCTCGTacctgggggagagaggggggtgAGCGACCTCGGCAGAGAAAGGCACCCTGGGCAGCTCTGACAAAGGCCACTTACAGGTCTCGTCTTAAAGGCTGCCCTCGGGCCTCACAGGGGCGCTCCTCCTGGGCGGCCTGTCCCCTgccaacctgaagaaggaaatgaGGGGGCTCCTCAGGGTGTAGCCAGCACGGCTCCAGGTTCTGGGGCTGACAGGGCGGTGGGGTGACTTGGGTGTTGTGGGGTCCCCTCTGTTCTGGGAGGGGGATCCCCTGGGTACACACTCAGGGCACGCACCTCCCCTTGATTCCTGGCGCTGCCCGGGCCtcctctgctctgtgccctgaGGACACGGTCCTCAGACCTGGGCCTTTGCCTCCCGGTTCCTGGAGCCCCTGTAAGAGGAATGGAGGGCGCACCTCTTGTGTAGACTGTGGCACAGCTCTGGGCCTCGGTGCTGGTAGGAGGATTGGGCCGGACTCTGTGAGGTCCCCCCAGTTCTGAGTTCTGGGGTGGGTGGTCCCCTCGGGGCTCGCTCGTCGTGCTCACTGTTCCCCTTAAGGGCCTGGACCCTCCCCTTTGCAGGCCTGAGGGGAAACTCAGATCAGGACCGCGAATCTGAACAGAAAGCAGTGAGGGGGCCCCACAGGTGGCTGCACCTGCCCAGGGCCTCCCGAGGGTCCTAGGATGGGGAGATGCTgggtcctcacctcctcctcacaTCCTGCCTGGCCTCCCAGCGCTGACCACAGGGGCAGGTTTCTGTTGAGGCCACTGTACCAGGGCTGGGGGTCTGCTCAGTCCTCCCTCGGGGTCCTGGGAGTCCACCCTCTGCGGACCTGAAGGCTCACCCCTCACACCAAACACCTGACCTCCTGAGGACTCCGACCCAAAGGTTCGGAAACATCTCATCTGCTGACCGTGCTCTGGCGCCTCCAAGGCCCCCGCGGAAGGGCGAAGGATCCCTCCCTGTGTTGGGGTCTAACGtcctcagtccttccttcctcgcGTGCAGGCTGGACTTTGGGCAGGA from Phocoena phocoena chromosome X, mPhoPho1.1, whole genome shotgun sequence encodes the following:
- the LOC136142302 gene encoding melanoma-associated antigen 10-like; this encodes MPRAPKRRRYMLEEGHQAESVPMAEEEDDSSSSSTCSSFSFSCPLTLSSPEELFALSDILSPSQSLSSASPSLSPTAVVSTPLSQSDNGSSSQKEDGPSTSQALPDAESFPRNVINDKVGDLIEFLLLKYCTKEMITETEMLNIITEDYKDHFPVIFSEASECMQLVFGIDVKEVDPSDHSYVLVTTLGLTCDGVLSDGQSMPKTGLLIFILSIIFMKGDCVPEEEVWEVLSATGVYVGREHFIYGEPRELLTKVWVQEGYLEYRQVPNSDPACYEFLWGPRAHAETSKMSFLEFLAKINGSDPRSFPLWYEEALRDQEERAQSRIATTDNTTSMASASSSAMSSSLFSPE